The nucleotide sequence CTTGGCAACCAGTTCGGAGTAGTTCCTGAAACTGAGGTGTTCGATATGAACGTCAAGGTGTTCCACCCTGCCCCTCGTTATCCACCTTTCATGAACAGCACGTCCGTCGAATTCCCCTTTTCTCCTGTCCACGAGACGCACAACGGGGTCTGGCCACCAACCGCAATGCCGGATCCACTTGTCGTGAAGCAGGTTCTTGCGTTTCAGGCTGAAGGCCGCCACCTCTCCCTGATCGGGCCTGGAAATCACCCTACGAATGGTTTTAGCGGTGGCTTCGGGGACCCTTTCATCGGCATCCAGGATCAACACCCAGTCATGGCTGCACCGGTCAACGGCCATCTGTTTCTGCATGGAAAAACCCATCCAGGGCTCAACGAACACCCGTGCTCCGAAAGATTGCGCGATCTCCCGTGTCCGATCGGTGCTCCCCGAATCAACGACAAGGACTTCATCAGCGAAAGAAAGACTTGCCAGGCACCCGGGCAGGCGCTCCTCCTCATTCAGGGTGATGATCGCCACGGAAAGAAGATTTCGGAGGTTCCTTTCATCCATCCTTATAGCCAACTGGGATGGACATTGTTCTCCAGACGGAGGCATCCATTCCCGGAAGATGGTTTATATGAAAACCAGGATTTAGACGGGACTGCCATCTTAATGTGATCCCCTTTGTTTTGCAAAAAAAATCGGGTATAAGGAAACGATTACATATATTTCTCCGCCGGATGCTTTTTTGGGGAGGTCGGGAAATGCCGAGGAGCAGGGAAGGAAGCCCTGAAAAAAAGATAACCAAGGCCATCATCGATTTGCTCGTGAACGTTCCTATGTTCGACACGCTCACAAGTGATGAGCTTCGGATCGTGACCCGCCACATGAATTTTATCGACCTTGAGAAGGGGGAAACCCTTTTCAAGGAAGGAGAAAAGGGCGATTACGTTTGTTTTGTGGTGAGCGGGCATCTGGATGTTTTAAAAGGGGCGGGCGGTGGAAACTATGTCGTATTGGCCACTCTCTCAAAAGGACGCTCAATCGGAGAAATGGCGGTAATCGACAATTTCCCTCGTTCCGCCACGGTAAAGGCCCGAGAAAAATCAACGCTTGTCATCCTTACCCGAAAGGGCTTTGATATGATCCTCTCCCAGCATCCCCCTGTCGGGGTGAAAATCCTTAAGGGGATAGCCAGACTGTTGAGCCAGAACCTGCGTATGACCTCCAGCAGGCTGGTTGACCACTTGCTTCCCTTGAGTTGATCGGAAAGGGCGGGGTAAGACCTTACGGTCCTCATTATCAAGGAGTCCACCATGAAAAGAATAGTTTTTGCCGTTGCTTTCCTGTTGCTCTTGCTTGCAGCGATTTCGCCACTCCGAGCGGGGCCAAAGGTCCTTTGCGACGTCAAAAAGATCCGGGAGCACGGTCTCCTTGTGACCTTTTCATGGAAGGTAAAGGTGAAGGCGGATCACCCAAGACAGGCATGCGACCTGATCCTTTCATTTCGAGATCACAACGGAAAGGAGATCTATACGGTAAAAGAAATCGTGCAATTGAAGACCGGGCACAACCAATTTGAGGGGGTTGAGATATGCGAGAAGGAGCGCTGGAAAAAAATGGTCAAGGTAAAGGCAACCCTTGATTGCGTCTTTTGATGAACCTTTCCATAATAGATTAGTAAAAAGCACCCAAAAACAAATGGTTAAGCTGTAAATTTCGGGTATGTCTTTAGATTTCCTGAATTTCGTATTTGGTTAGAAGTCTTGAAAGATAAGTCCGCTGGATGCCCATGATCTTGGCGGCCTTGCTCCTGTTGCCTTGGGTATGCCTCAAGTTGAGGATGATGAACTCCCTCTTGAACCTGTCCAGGGCCTCCTTGAGCGTCAGTCCGACTTCCATGGATGGGTTTTGCTTACTGGGCCCGAAGATAGGGAGATCTTCAGGCATGATTTCTCGACCGTTTCCCATTACAACGGCACGTTCAAGGGCATTTTGCAATTCCCGTATGTTTCCCGGCCAGTCATAAGACAAGATTTTATCCATGGCCTTTTCTGAAACACTGATGTGCTTGACCCCTCTTTCGTGCTTGAAAAGATCGACAAAATAATTCACAAGGATCGGGATATCTTCCTTCCTCTCCCTCAAGGCGGGCATCCGGATCTGAACAACGTTGAGTCGGTAATATAAGTCCTCCCGAAACCTTCCTTCCCGCACCTCTTTGCTGATATCCCGGTTTGTCGCGGAGAGGACCCTGACATCCACGCTGATGGGGGTGCTGCCCCCAACGCGGTAAAAAACGCCTTCCTGAAGAACCCTGAGCAGCTTCGCCTGCATTCCCAGGGACATCTCGCCGATTTCGTCAAGAAAAAGTGTTCCCTTGTCAGCAAGCTCAAATTTCCCGATTTTGCGGGTCATTGCCCCTGTAAAGGCCCCCTTTTCATACCCGAACAGCTCCGCTTCCAGGAGGGTTTCAGGGAGGGCGGCGCAATTCAGGATAACCATGGGTTTGTCTTTTCTAGGGCCTGCTTGATGGATCAGGCGGGCCAGCAGTTCTTTCCCGGTGCCGCTTTCCCCCAGTATAAGGGTGCTCGTCTTTGAATTCGCCACCTTCAGGGCGTCTGAAATCACCTTCTTCAATGCGAGACTTTCGCCGATGATTTGGTGTTTTTTACCCAGTTCTTCTTTGAGATTCCTGTTTTCCTGTTGAACCTGATCGATTTTGCGGGCATTTCCGATGGCCATGGCGGCCAGGTCTGCGAAGACGTTCAGAAGCTGCATATCCTCCTGTTTGAGGGAGCTGCCGTCTTCCTTGTCTATGATTTCAAAGACACCGATAATTTCACCGTTTATCTTCAGGGGCACACATGCGATGGATCGGGTTTGAAAGCCGATGGATTCGCTGATCTCCTTATACCAGCGTGGTTCTTTGGTCACATCCGGGATCAAGAGCGATTCGCCCTTCTCTGCCACAAAACCAGCAATGCCCTGCCCTACATCGAGTTCATACTGCCGGATCTCATCCTTTCTTTCGCCGATCGCTACCTTGAAATAGAGCTTTTTGCTTTTTGGATCCAGGAGAAGGAGCGAACTGGCTTTGGCCTCCATCATTCGGGTGGCGGTGTCTATGATAAGTTCGAGGAGTCGGTCCAGGTCAAGAACGGACGAGACCCAGGCGGAAATTTCCTTCAGGCGGTCAATAGTCAAATTCGACATCGGTGCTCTTCTTTTCATCGAAAAACCCGAAAATTATACAAAATTAAATGGGTTTCAAAGACATCCGAGGAGAATGCACAGGCTGTATACTTTTTTATCGGTCGGCGCCCCCCTGATCTTTACTCGATCTACGAATTATTTTTCATTCAAACGCAAAAGGAAGTCACAACCTATATGTGTATGAAAGTTGACACGTTTTCCCGCCATAACCCCAAAGATCATGAAATCTCTTGTAAATTGAACGATTTTTTTACAACCCTATGGTTTACTATTCAAAGGCATACAATTTGCAGCGTTTAGTAACGGTGTTTCATGCCGAATCCTATCCATTCATTCAAAAAAACAGGAAGACCGATGTCTAAAGCGAACCTAATGAAATCCTTATTAAAAGAAGCTGAGCTTTATAGGAATCAGGGTCTCCTTGAACAATCCAGGGCAAGCTATCTCAAGTTCCTGAAAATTGCCGAGCGAATCCCACCCTCTGAGAAAAAACACAAGCTGATTCGGGCAGTTCGAGGACGCCTAAAGGAGGTGGAAAAGGAGATCCGCCTGGTAAACGATGAAATCGATCAGCCCCAACTTTCAGATGACATCCAGAATCTCATAAAAAAACTGTTCTCTTTTTCGAGAACAAAAGAATCCGCTGTCATCGAAGGGGCCATCGCCCTGGCGAAATTCGGCCAGTACGAACAGGCCCTGGAAGAGTTCGGCAAGCTCCTCCATAACAGAAGATCCGCCCTGGTAGCGGCCAAGAACATCCTGAGATGCCACCTTTCCCTGGCCTCGCCCCAGGCAGCCGTCGATCAGCTTGTAAGATGGCAGAATTCCCATTCTCCTTTAACCAGAAAGGACCTTGAAATACTCCGCTCTTTCTTAAGCAACCTGTTCGGGAGCATGGACATCGAAGCATCAATCCCGCCGGTTTCTGGATTAGAAGAGGAGGAAGGGCTGGCGCCTTCGGTTCAGACACAAGAAAATTTCATTGATCCGGGAACCGGTTGGGAAGGCTCTCCCGAGTCGGAGAAAAAAGAGCGAGAGAAAGAGGGCATTGAACCGCACGTCGATGGAGAATTTCTGGATATTGCATCCCTGGGATCGGCCCCTGAGGCAGCCGATATTGATGAAAACGGCAGCCTGGATGATATCCTTGACATTTCATCCTTGAAAATCGAGGTAAAGGGAAAACCTCCCGGAGAGAACCATGTCGAACTCCCCGTTTCCTTTCAGGTCGGAAACGTGGTAAGCGTAGTGCTGCCGGCTTCGATGAAGGATCTCCTGTTGGAGTTTCCTGAAGGTAAAGTCCTGCAGGACATGGAAATCCATTCCCCAGTGACCGTTTTCAAGGGGAGCGGAAAGGTTCTGGGGGTCACGGATATCCGGGGGGGGCCTCACGAGGGAGGACATACGCTGGATATCATTGTATACGCCGCCTAATAGGGATATCGGGGTCTACGGATGAACATTCACCCCGATCAAGGCTGATGTTGATTCTTGAAAAGACAGGATGACAACTAAAATCGGTTGACGACGAATATCCATGGCGAAATTCAATCCAAGAGACAGAGTGATCGAGTGCAAGATTGTATATTATGGTCCCGGGCGGGGAGGAAAGACCACCAACCTGGAATATATCTTCAAGGCCTTCAACAAGAATACTACTGCGGAAATGGTATCCATCAATACGAGGGGCGACAGAACACTGTATTTTGACTTTCTGCCCATGGGACTCGGGAAGATTCGAGGCTGTGAAGTCAAGATTCAACTTTACACCGTTCCAGGGCAAACAAGATACCGTTCGACCAGGAAACTCGTATTGAAAGGGGTGGACGGAATCGTATTCGTGGCCGATTCCCTTGCTGTCAGGAGAAAAGCGAACCTCCTCTCCCTGAAGGACCTCCAAGAAAACCTCAAAGAGCAAAACATGAACCTGTTCAATATTCCCCTTGTCCTCCAGTACAACAAGCGGGATCTTGCCAGAGATGGAATCCCTTTGATTCCATTGGAGGTCATGGAAAAGGATTTGAACAGCAAATTGAAAGTTCCGAGTTTTCCGGCCAGTGCCTTGAAAGGAACCGGAGTAGGCACCACCCTGAAACAATGCCTGCTCCTGACCCTGAGACACCTGCAGAAGGAACTCAGGTGGACACGATAGGGGGAACATGTAAAGGATGGACGGTAAATCCTTGTTCAGGGGAAACTTGAACTTTCTTGGTCTAGCTGATGTGTTCCAGATTCTTGGGGGCAACAACGCCACTGGGATTCTCTGCATCACAAGCCCATACGTCGAAGCACCTGCTTCGGTAGATTTTCTAAACGGGAATCCTGTCAATGCCACCCTGGGGCCCCTCAAGGGACTCGATGCGGTCTATGCTATGTTCGGGTGGAGCGATGGTTATTTCGAGTTCCGTCCCGGGAAGACTGCCAAAAAATCTGCCGCGATCAAGTCCAGCAGGATGCAGATCGTCCTTGACGCCCTTCGAATGATTGACGACGGCCGAATCAAAAAGGTAGGCCCCCCTTCATTCGTTGATGACGAAGACTCCGGGAATCTCCAGGGGGAAGGCACAGCAAAAGCGGACCTCTTTCCTGCGATCCAGGGTCCTCCGGTCGACTACCTGTACGTGGTCAAGGATGAGACGGTTCCAAAAGGGGAAAAAATAGTAACCGAAGGTTCTTATGGAAATTGGGTGTGGGTCATTCTGGATGGTCGTGTGAGAATAACGCGAAACACTCCCAAAGGGCCCTTGGTGCTGGCTCAGCTCGCGGAAGGAAGCTTCATCGGGACCTTCACGGCTTTCCAATTCCAAGATTTCATCCGCACGGCAACGGCGACGGCCGTAGGAAGGGTCCACCTGGGTCTCCTCGACACCCAGAGACTGGCCGGGGAATTCGCCTCTCTTTCAAAGGATTTCAGGAGAATTCTTATTGAATTGACGGATCGCCTCAAGACCGTCTCGGATTCCACGGTTCGGTATTTTCTTGAAGGAAACAAAAAGGGAAGCAGTGATGGATCTGGTGGATCCTTGCCAGGATGGATGCCCGTCTCTTCAGGGAATCGTCATTCCCCCCTGGATCAGCAATCAAAAAGGAGCCTGATGCCGATTCCCTTAAAGAAAGAGGATGTCCTTCGATATAGCCTGTTTTCAATCGCTGATACCCCGGAACATCCCCTACCCCGCCGATGGAAAACCCATACCGAAGAAGATGAGCGAACGAAGTGGGAGCTTTTAAAAAGAGAATATGACAACCTTTCCCCAACCCTCAAAAACATGCTCGATCATCTGGCCACCTGTATCGTCGCCACCACCCGATTGTTTTTATTCTATGAAAGCAAAAAGGGCGAGCCCTGGATTGATCTTACCCCCCGATCCTGAAAAATGATGTCGGGAAAGCCTTGGCCGCCGTTTGTGGATGGGAGCTTGTTGGGGCAGCACTTGATATCAGACATTTGCTCCGACGAGAGCCTTTAGCGGCATTATCACGGATTAAGTGAGCGATATCAAGGACTGCCCCGGATCAAGGGTCTTGTTTACTGTTGTTGACTTTTGCTGGTGGGCGGGCTATTTTCTGATTTTTACTGAAGAGAGGAGAACTTAGAAACATGCGGAAGGTTGTCATTTCGGTCCTGGGAACGGACCGGCCGGGAATTGTGGCAGCGGTCTCAAGGATCCTCGGCGAAAACCATTGTAATATAGAAAATGCCACTCAAACCATCTTACAGACAGAGTTCGCCGCTATTTTCATCGCCAGGATGCCGAAAGACCTTGAGACCGATGATCTGCTCTCACGCCTTCGCAGGGGATTGAAGTCCCTCGGTCTTCACGCATTCCTGAAATCCATGGAGACCCTTCCTGATTTTCCGTCTCCGCCTGAAAGCGAACCCTTCGTGATTACGACCACCGGTCCTGATCGACAGGGCCTGATTTCGGGAATCACGGAGATTATGGCCCGGTTCAGGGCCAATATCACCAATCTCAAGGCCCTTTACCGCAAAAACACGGATTCTACGGAACGGACGACAGTCATCATATACGAAGTGGATGTACCGGTCCAGATAGACCATCAGGCCTTCAGGCAAGCCCTCAGGGACCGGGCCGATGATCTCGGGCTGGATCTCAGTATCCAGCACCGTGACATCTTCGAGGCCATCCACAGGGTTTGAAAGACCTGTTCTGCACAACACCCCTGCTCTTTCCCAGGACTTTTTTACTTTTGGATTGAATTTGATAGAGCAATTGGAGATCTCCCATGTTAAGTGATCGAGAAGTTCTCAGCACCCTGGAGATGTTGAAAAACGAACACCTTGACGTAAGAACCGTGACCCTTGGCATCAGCCTCTTGGATTGTGCAAGCCATGAACTGGATCGATTTAAAAACCAGATCCACCGCAAGATCACCTTGCTGGCCAAGGAACTGGTTCGGGTATGCGATGAGGTGGGTGACAAGTATGGTATACCGGTTGTGAACAAGCGAATCTCCGTAAGTCCCATCGCCGTCGCCGGAGCTGTATTTTCCTCGGCCCAAATGATTGAAGTGGCACGCACCCTTGACGAGGCTGCAAAGGAGGTCGGGGTTGATTTTATCGGCGGGTTCACCGCCCTTGTGGAAAAAGGATTCGCAAAGGGAGATCTCTCTTTGATCGAGGCCCTGCCAGAGGCCCTCTCCGTAACCGAAAGGGTGTGTGCCTCCATAAACGTTGCTTCCACAAGGGCCGGTATCAATATGAATGCGGTCCGCCTGATGGGGCAAACCATCAAGACAGCGGCCGAATATACGGCGGAGGCCGATGGACTTGCCTGTGCAAAACTTTGCGTTTTTTCAAACATTCCCCAGGACATCCCCTTCATGGCGGGGGCTTATCTCGGAATCGGAGAGCCCGATGCCGTTATAAATGTAGGTGTAAGCGGTCCCGGAGTGGTAAAAAAAGCCATTGAGCGGGCAAGGGAATCCCGGCCGGGGCTCGATCTGGGGCAGATATCCGAGATCATCAAGCGAACTGCGTTTAAAGTAACCAGGGTGGGGGAATTGATCGGCCGGGAGGTGGCCCAGAGACTCAGTGTCCCATTCGGAGTGGCGGATCTTTCCCTGGCCCCGACTCCCCATGTGGGGGACAGTGTAGGAGAAATTTTTCAAAGTCTTGGGCTGGCCAGTATCGGGGTGCCGGGCTCAACGGCTGTTCTGGCGCTTCTGAATGATGCGGTAAAGAAAGGGGGAGCTTTTGCCAGTTCCTTCGTGGGAGGATTGAGTGGGGCCTTTATCCCTGTGAGCGAGGATCTCAATATCTCGGAGGCGGCCCGCCGGGGTTTGCTTTCCTTGGAAAAACTGGAGGCCCTGACGAGCGTTTGTTCGGTGGGGCTGGACATGGTGGCGTTGCCGGGGGATATCGCTCCTGAAACGATCGCAGCCATTATTGCGGATGAAATGGCAATCGGGGTCATCAACCGAAAAACGACTGCGACACGGCTTATCCCGGTCCCCGGGAAAAAGGCCGGGGAGAGGGCCCATTTCGGAGGCTTACTGGGCTCGGCCACCATCATCCCTGTGAGAGACGAGGAATCCTCCCGGGACTTCATCAGGCTGGGAGGACGAATCCCGGCCCCGACCCAGAGTTTGATCAATTAGCCTGCGCCCAACCACAATCTTCCGGGCCTGATGCCTTTCCCTCAAAAGCTCGAAAAGGGAATCGTTATAGCCATTGCATTTTTTCGAGTGGGAAACCGGATCATTTGAAAAGCCGTCGTTGGTTCAACGGGAAGGTATGGCAGGAATGAAACGACCTTCCACCGCCTGTGTTTATTTCACGAAGTGGATGTAAAAGGAGGAATTCGATTTAGTGCCCATCCATAAATAGGCAATTTTGTTCAAGGTCAAGGAAGGCGAAGATTTTAACCGCAGGAATACATTGAAGTATTTCGAGGATTAAAATCTGAGCCTGACGCAGAGATTGGGGATCCGGGGGGAGGTAGATCCGGCCGCTATTTCCACTACGTTTCACTTTTTTTTCGATTATCTCTTCTCCGTAAACCTCGAATTTCACGCTCCCCTTGGTGACATCCAAGGATATCTCCTTCTTTTCCTTTTTCTTCTGCTCCACGTCTGCCCGCCTCTACCAAAATGGAATCCCGCGATCCATTTACGACCGCATTCATCTCATAGGGTTTCTCCCCAAGCGCCTATAAAAAGGTCCCTTTATCCGGAAAATTCTTTACGATTCCAAAACCTTTCTCAAGTTGATGAAATTGCTTCGATCGAAACCCAGGGTCTTGAAAAAGGAAAGGAGATCGGTGGAGTCCCACCTTACTGATGTATACACATTGGTGATGCCCTGTTGACTGTAATGGTCGAATATTGTCTCTGCAAGTTTCTTTCCGATCCCCCTCCCCATGTATCGGGGCGACACACCGAGGACACTGATCCATGCGCTTTTATCCAAGCCGAAATTTCCGGATGCAACATAACTGATCATATATCCGATCACTTTCCCCTGGTGCTCGGCGACATAACTGGCATCCCCTTTTCTTCCGACCTGTTCCTCGATGATCCTTTTCAAATCGATGTTGTCAGGAACAGAGGAAATGGCCGTTTCGATCTTAATGATGTCATCGGCATCCTCTTCTCTTAATCTTCTGATCAGGACATCCTCCACGGGTTACCATCCTCCGATTCAGTATAGGTTAATGCCCATCCATAAATGGCCCTTTTCCTCAATCTCTGCGTCAGGCTCAGATTTTAACCCAAATTATGCGTGAATGCTGAAATTTATTTTTATTACAATATTTAAAGCATCCTGACAGCACCCGATGGGTGAAGGATAAAAGGATGTTCCCTCCGCTACGTTCGCTACGCCGTCCATGGCTCCGCTCACTGCCGATTTTGGCTCTTCCGCTCTCCTGCTCCAGAGCCAAAATAGGCCGCTCCGGGAAAATTTTTGGCTCTTCCGCTCTCCTGCTCCAGAGCCAAAATAGGCCGCTCCGGGAAAATCCTTTTACCCTTTCTTAGACAGGCGTTCACACATAATTTGGGTTTAATCCTCGAAATACTTCAATGTATGGTGCCTCTGCCGCTTGGCATTCTAAAGCGGGATGGTTAAAATCTTCGCCTTCCCCTCCGGGGCGTAGGCCTTACGAGCCGGAGGCTTGACCTTGAACAAAATTGCCTGATTTACGGATGGACACTAGGTTAATTGAAAAGGTTCGGCTATTAAACCGGAAATCGTTTATTCACTTGTTTTCCGGGATCAAAATGCCCCTGCATCGGGGAAACGCTTTCACTGAACTGTGGTATCGGCTTCTTTCCGAACCCGTCGGCAGACATGCCTTGATATCACTCTTCCATTTGAGCTTTTTAATGGAGCGGAAAACAAAAATCAAGAAAAACAGAAACCTAAATTGAGCGATTTCCGAGTTTTCAGGAGATGCAAGGCGCGCGAGCCACGCCAAACAACCGGCGGGCAGGGATTCAGGAATGAGGCGTATATATCAGTACGCCGCAATGACGGAATCCGAAGCGCCTGTCTGCGTGCCTGCCTGTCCCGTTGGGACGGCAGACAGGCAACGCACAGGCAGGCAACGCAGCTTTCATAAAAATCTCCGTCCCCAGTGAAAATTGCCCGCATCCTTGGAGCACCCTCTAAAAATGTTGAGATTTAACGGGGTATATCCTATGCTTTCATTTAAAAGGGTTAGGCTTCCAAGGGAGTTTTCGATGACCTGCAGTTCGGTGAATGAACAGGAGTTGCTCAAAAGGATCCTTGAGCTCGAAAGGGAGAGCGAAAGACGCAAGAAGGCCGAGGAGGCCTTGAGGGAGAGTGAGAAACGCCTCTCCCAAATCGTTCAAGGAAGCTCCATACCCACCTTCGTTATAGACCAAAGGCATATCCTCACGCATTGTAACAAGGCCTTTGAAAACCTGACCGGGATCAGGGCCGAAGAGATTGTCGGGACCAACAAGCAATGGCTCCCCTTTTACCCCAGCAAAAGACCGGTCCTCGCAGATCTGATTCTTGACGGGGCCTCCGAGGAGGAGATTTTACGGTACTATGGGGGCCGTTGCAGAAAATCCAGGATTGTCGAAGGGGGCTACGAGGCGGAGGCTTTCTTTTCTGATGTTAGAGAAAAGGGAAAATGGCTTTTTTTTACGGCCGCCCCCATCAAGGACTCGGATGACCGAATCATCGGTGCGATTGAGACACTCCAGGACATTACGGAACAAAAGCGGACCGAAGAGGCCTTGCGCAGATCCGAGAGGCGTTACAAGAGGCTTCTTGAATTCCTCCCCTCCCCGGTCGTCCTGTTCACCTTGGATGGTAGGGTATCTTACCTGAACTCCGCTTTCACCGAGACTTTCGGGTGGACTTTGGATGAACTGGAAGGCAAGAGAATCCCATATGTCCCGCCTGGCCTTGAAAAGGAAACATCAGATAACATCAAGCGCCTTTTTGAGGAAGAAGTCATCCTCCATCACGAGTCCAAACGGATTACCAAGGACGGCAGGATCCTGGATGTCTCCATTCGAGCATCCACCTATTCCGAAACCGGGGATGAACCGACGGGTGAACTCGTTATTCTCCGCGATATTACCAAGGAGAAGAAAATCGCCCGCAACAACGAGGCCATTCTCAGGATAAGCACCGCCTTGCCCGAGTATCCCGACCTTGAGGAACTCCTTGACTTTGTGAGCAATGAAATCAAGAGGCTTTTCAATACCGAGGGAGCCCTTGTGGCCCTGATGAACGAAGAAAAGCAGGAACTCTTTTTTCTTGGAGTGGCTTACGACGAGAGGGCGGTGCAGGAAAAGGTCAAGGATGCGCGCTTCTCCATGGACCAGTTGATTGCGGGGAGGGTCATCAAAACCGGGCGCCCGATTATCATCAACGATATCAAGGAAGAATTCGCCCTCCATCAGAAAAGAGATCGGAAACTAGGCTACCAAACCAGAAACCTTCTCTTGGTCCCCCTCAGGAGTTTTGACCGCATCATCGGGGCGCTTTGCGCTGTCAACAAAAAGGAGGGGGATTTCGAACAGGCCGATGCCGACCTGCTCAGCATGATCGCAGGGACCGTCGCCCTTTCCATTGAAAACGCCCGGTTCGCCGAGGAAATCAAACAAGCCTATCGCGAAGTCTCGGCCTTGAACAGGGCGAAGGACAAGGTCATCAATCATCTTTCCCATGAACTGAAAACCCCTGTCTCTATCCTGGCGAGTAACTTGAAAATACTTGAAAAGAAGCTTTCAACTCTCCAGGATAACAGCTGGAAACGGGCAATGGATCGTTCCAAAAGAAACCTGGATAGAATCCTGGAACTTCAATACAAGGCCCATGATATCCTCCAGGATAAGCATTACAAGATCCACGACCTCCTTTCCTCCATGCTGGATCAGGGTGCCGACCTGTTTGAGTCTCTTCTTGAAGAACATATTGGTGATAATCAAGTGATCCCTCTTATACGGCAGAGGATCGACGAAATTTTCAGCGCAGGTGAGTCAGCCCCCAAGCACATCTTGCTGGGAGATTTTCTGCGGGAAAGATTGGCCGCCCTCAGACCACGGTTTTCACATAGGACTATTGATATCTTGGTCCAAATCGAAGCCAACCCCTCACTGTTTCTCCCCCAAGAAGTCTTGGAAAAAGTGATCGACGGCCTCTTGAAAAATGCAATAGAAAACACACCGGATCAGGGGAGAATTGAAGTCAGGATACTGGAGGAACAAGGGGGTGTTTCCCTGGTGGTCCACGATTACGGAGTCGGCATTCCCGAGGATGCCCGAAAACGAATCTTTGAAGGTTTTTTTTCAACCCAGGCCACCTTGGACTATTCGACCAAAAGGCCTTTTGATTTCAATGCCGGTGGAAAAGGCACGGATCTATTGAGAATGAAAGTGTTTTCCGAGCGTTACGGATTTTACATCAAGATGAATTCTACGAGATGTCGTTATATCCCCCGGGAAACGGACAAGTGTCCGGGTGAGATCCGTGCCTGTAAATTCTGCGCCTCTATTGAAGACTGTCACCGGTCAGGCGGTACCACATTCACCGTTCATTTTCCCGTCCCATAGAAGGGAAAACGGCTCCCGACAGAGCGCATACACCGCGGAATTTTCCGCAAGCAAAGGGTTCGATTGCGTATGGTTCAAGTGGCCGAGTGATTGTTGTAGAACTTAATAAGCCGGCCTCCATGCATTTCCATTTGACCCCTTGAACCTTCGACCCCTGGGCCCCTAAAATTATCGGTTTCAGCCGATAGTAGTTTACTTTATTTAAAGGAGTTGTTTATGTCTCATAATTCAGTCGAAGGCCCCAAGGATTCCTTGGAAAGCTTTGCAGATCTTCTTGATTCTTATGGTCCGGGTTCCCAAGAGGATTTTCGGATCGGCGACAAAGTCAAAGGGAAAGTCATCTCGATCGGTAAAGAACGGATCTATATCGATACGGGAACAAAGATCGACGGATTTGTGGAAAAGGAAGCCTTTCTGGACGATTCCGGTCAATTGACCCTTGAAGTGGGAGACAGTGTGGAACTTTACGTGGCCGCTTACAGTGGAGACGAAATTACCCTGGTAAGAGCGCTTACGGGGGGAGGAGGCCTGGGGCTTCTTAGGAGGGCCTTTGAAAATTCGGTCCCGCTTGAAGGTAAGGTTACGGGGCAAGTGAAGGGAGGGTTCCAGGTGGAGGTCAACCGCAAACGCGCATTTTGCCCGTTAAGCCAAATGGACCTTCGCTACGTTGAAGACACAGAATCCTAC is from Deltaproteobacteria bacterium and encodes:
- a CDS encoding glycosyltransferase family 2 protein — protein: MDERNLRNLLSVAIITLNEEERLPGCLASLSFADEVLVVDSGSTDRTREIAQSFGARVFVEPWMGFSMQKQMAVDRCSHDWVLILDADERVPEATAKTIRRVISRPDQGEVAAFSLKRKNLLHDKWIRHCGWWPDPVVRLVDRRKGEFDGRAVHERWITRGRVEHLDVHIEHLSFRNYSELVAKMERYSNIAANELFERGRRVHAFTPLFHGSWMFLRTYLLERGFLDGFDGFVISLMNAGGSFFKYAKLHELIRQKQGRNR
- a CDS encoding cyclic nucleotide-binding domain-containing protein — encoded protein: MPRSREGSPEKKITKAIIDLLVNVPMFDTLTSDELRIVTRHMNFIDLEKGETLFKEGEKGDYVCFVVSGHLDVLKGAGGGNYVVLATLSKGRSIGEMAVIDNFPRSATVKAREKSTLVILTRKGFDMILSQHPPVGVKILKGIARLLSQNLRMTSSRLVDHLLPLS
- a CDS encoding sigma 54-interacting transcriptional regulator, which translates into the protein MSNLTIDRLKEISAWVSSVLDLDRLLELIIDTATRMMEAKASSLLLLDPKSKKLYFKVAIGERKDEIRQYELDVGQGIAGFVAEKGESLLIPDVTKEPRWYKEISESIGFQTRSIACVPLKINGEIIGVFEIIDKEDGSSLKQEDMQLLNVFADLAAMAIGNARKIDQVQQENRNLKEELGKKHQIIGESLALKKVISDALKVANSKTSTLILGESGTGKELLARLIHQAGPRKDKPMVILNCAALPETLLEAELFGYEKGAFTGAMTRKIGKFELADKGTLFLDEIGEMSLGMQAKLLRVLQEGVFYRVGGSTPISVDVRVLSATNRDISKEVREGRFREDLYYRLNVVQIRMPALRERKEDIPILVNYFVDLFKHERGVKHISVSEKAMDKILSYDWPGNIRELQNALERAVVMGNGREIMPEDLPIFGPSKQNPSMEVGLTLKEALDRFKREFIILNLRHTQGNRSKAAKIMGIQRTYLSRLLTKYEIQEI
- a CDS encoding GTPase domain-containing protein codes for the protein MAKFNPRDRVIECKIVYYGPGRGGKTTNLEYIFKAFNKNTTAEMVSINTRGDRTLYFDFLPMGLGKIRGCEVKIQLYTVPGQTRYRSTRKLVLKGVDGIVFVADSLAVRRKANLLSLKDLQENLKEQNMNLFNIPLVLQYNKRDLARDGIPLIPLEVMEKDLNSKLKVPSFPASALKGTGVGTTLKQCLLLTLRHLQKELRWTR
- a CDS encoding DUF4388 domain-containing protein, with protein sequence MDGKSLFRGNLNFLGLADVFQILGGNNATGILCITSPYVEAPASVDFLNGNPVNATLGPLKGLDAVYAMFGWSDGYFEFRPGKTAKKSAAIKSSRMQIVLDALRMIDDGRIKKVGPPSFVDDEDSGNLQGEGTAKADLFPAIQGPPVDYLYVVKDETVPKGEKIVTEGSYGNWVWVILDGRVRITRNTPKGPLVLAQLAEGSFIGTFTAFQFQDFIRTATATAVGRVHLGLLDTQRLAGEFASLSKDFRRILIELTDRLKTVSDSTVRYFLEGNKKGSSDGSGGSLPGWMPVSSGNRHSPLDQQSKRSLMPIPLKKEDVLRYSLFSIADTPEHPLPRRWKTHTEEDERTKWELLKREYDNLSPTLKNMLDHLATCIVATTRLFLFYESKKGEPWIDLTPRS
- a CDS encoding ACT domain-containing protein — its product is MRKVVISVLGTDRPGIVAAVSRILGENHCNIENATQTILQTEFAAIFIARMPKDLETDDLLSRLRRGLKSLGLHAFLKSMETLPDFPSPPESEPFVITTTGPDRQGLISGITEIMARFRANITNLKALYRKNTDSTERTTVIIYEVDVPVQIDHQAFRQALRDRADDLGLDLSIQHRDIFEAIHRV